TTCTTACGCACCCGCAGCACGTTGCAGGCGGTGCCCACGTCGTAGAGATCGGCGCCCTTGGGGTCATCGACGTCCTTGTCGCGCTGCGAGACGATCAGGATGACTTTGTCGCCCGCCATCGCCGCTTCAATCGCGCCGATCGAGATCGCGCGGCTGGCGTCGATATGCTGGACCATCGTCGGATAAATCACGCTGCCGCGAACCGGGCAGACGGGAACAGTCTTGGGAAGAGCAGTTTCGGGCATCGAGAGACGCTCCTTATGGCCCCTGGCGGGGCGGCCTTGAGAGAGGTGGCAGGCAGTGGGTCCGACATAGCGGCTGCCAAGAAACTTGAGTGCCAATATATCAAGTTGCCCCCCATCCGGCAACCCTCGTTCCGCTCGTCTGGTGGCCTGGAACACCGAGTGCCACGCTAAAAGTCTAGCCCGGTGATCTGACGCCCGCCTCACAAAACCGTGAGGGGCGCCTTAGGACCTGGCGTGCGGGCCGAGTCAGCGGCGGGGGAGACGCACCAGGTTCTGCATAAAGCGGTTCATTGCCTGCACCGCTTGCTGGAACTCAGAAAATTCCAGCGGCTTGACCACGTAGCTCGCCGCGTGGCCCTCGTAGGAGCGCAGGATGTCTTCTTCGGCCTGACTCGTCGTGAGCATAAACACCGGGATGGTCATCAGGTCGGGGTCGGTCTTGATGCGGGCGAGCACCTCGAGCCCGCCCATACGCGGCATGTTGATGTCGAGCAAGATCACGTCGGGGCGCGGCGCCCGCTCGTAAGGAGCGCGGCGGTACAGGAAATCAAGCGCCTCGGCCCCGTCACGCACCACATGAAGTTGACCGAGCATGCCCTCCTGCTCGAAGACTTCCTGGGTCAGCATGACGTCGGGCTCGCTGTCCTCGACGAGCAGGAACTGGACGGGCAGCACCCCGCCCTCGTCGGGGGCCAGGTAGTGCCGGAGCTGCTGCTGATCGTTGGACGGTTTCATAGGTGGGAC
The sequence above is a segment of the Deinococcus reticulitermitis genome. Coding sequences within it:
- a CDS encoding response regulator, which translates into the protein MKPSNDQQQLRHYLAPDEGGVLPVQFLLVEDSEPDVMLTQEVFEQEGMLGQLHVVRDGAEALDFLYRRAPYERAPRPDVILLDINMPRMGGLEVLARIKTDPDLMTIPVFMLTTSQAEEDILRSYEGHAASYVVKPLEFSEFQQAVQAMNRFMQNLVRLPRR